From one Bacillus sp. FJAT-42376 genomic stretch:
- a CDS encoding TetR/AcrR family transcriptional regulator translates to MPKVNEEHLQKKKQEILAAAKRVCSTKPIYEVAMRDIVIESGMSQGGVYKYFSGIDDVFAALLNKESLSHSVKEKVDGLVKDEKEPMDKLEAFLLYIGEYIRESLTEHGSFFYELQAMYGKDPERFKKVKDQLDDVSNLQYIHGQFSAFLTSQIEKAVFHPRLPQEDIQSLIETYLSGMVHQPGVAQRHAEISRKIAILLSALKELLNSGM, encoded by the coding sequence ATGCCGAAAGTAAATGAGGAACACCTGCAAAAAAAGAAACAAGAGATTCTTGCCGCGGCGAAGCGTGTATGCAGCACAAAGCCCATCTATGAAGTAGCCATGCGGGATATCGTCATCGAATCCGGGATGAGCCAGGGCGGGGTGTATAAATATTTTTCCGGTATTGATGATGTATTTGCGGCTCTGCTCAACAAGGAGAGTCTTAGTCATTCTGTAAAAGAAAAGGTGGACGGCCTGGTAAAGGATGAGAAAGAGCCGATGGATAAGCTGGAAGCTTTCCTCCTTTATATAGGGGAGTATATCCGGGAATCGTTGACGGAGCATGGATCCTTCTTTTATGAGCTTCAGGCCATGTACGGAAAAGACCCTGAACGCTTCAAAAAAGTGAAAGATCAGCTGGACGATGTCTCGAATCTGCAGTATATTCACGGACAGTTCAGCGCATTTCTGACCAGTCAAATAGAGAAAGCGGTCTTTCATCCCCGCCTTCCGCAAGAGGATATCCAGTCCTTGATCGAAACATACCTGTCCGGCATGGTCCACCAGCCTGGGGTGGCCCAAAGACATGCGGAGATCAGCAGAAAAATAGCCATCTTATTGTCTGCACTGAAGGAGTTATTGAATTCAGGCATGTAA
- a CDS encoding DinB family protein produces MDAIDLLVLNFKEVRRRSIKVWKAIPQEKLDWRPDEKALTCAEMIRHAVESEFFYHHILIRRGSQSLSDLINPFEAKEFTTVEDELAFAQPYREEFLKYVMSISANDLENIQIDRSDAGYIRTLGDMLLRIAYHESVHTGQLLDYMRTMDIDRPKVWD; encoded by the coding sequence ATGGATGCTATTGATTTACTTGTTTTAAATTTTAAAGAAGTCAGACGCAGGAGTATAAAAGTATGGAAAGCGATTCCCCAAGAGAAGCTTGATTGGCGGCCGGATGAAAAGGCTCTTACTTGTGCTGAAATGATTAGGCACGCAGTTGAAAGTGAATTTTTTTATCACCACATTCTCATCAGGAGGGGAAGTCAGTCGTTATCTGATTTAATCAATCCCTTTGAGGCGAAGGAATTTACAACCGTTGAAGATGAACTTGCATTCGCTCAGCCATACCGTGAAGAATTTTTAAAGTATGTTATGTCCATATCTGCAAATGATTTAGAAAACATCCAAATTGATCGTTCGGATGCAGGCTACATCAGGACGCTTGGGGATATGTTATTGCGTATCGCTTACCACGAGTCTGTTCACACTGGTCAGCTGTTGGACTATATGAGAACAATGGACATTGACCGCCCCAAGGTCTGGGATTAA
- a CDS encoding Uma2 family endonuclease, with protein sequence MVIPDLSVICDKSGLSESRYTGIPALIIEIISPSNQSHDLVTKLNLYMQYGVQEYWIVNPLIHTIQVYTLSKNEQYVQTDVVKEIGIIQSSLFEEFYVDAKVLFKQ encoded by the coding sequence GTGGTTATTCCCGATCTTTCGGTCATCTGTGATAAATCCGGGTTAAGTGAGAGTAGATATACTGGAATTCCTGCTTTAATTATAGAAATTATTAGTCCCTCCAACCAATCGCATGACTTGGTAACGAAGTTAAATCTGTATATGCAGTACGGGGTCCAGGAATACTGGATTGTGAATCCGCTCATTCATACGATCCAGGTTTACACGCTTTCTAAAAATGAGCAATATGTGCAAACAGATGTAGTGAAAGAAATAGGGATTATTCAATCGAGTTTGTTTGAAGAGTTTTATGTAGATGCGAAAGTCTTGTTCAAGCAATAA
- a CDS encoding YciI family protein: MMYLCLGYLNSAKMDARPKAEIEAVMSQCQPHLDEFYRSGQVRMDAGVELEMIGLQRENGQIVVTDSSSAKTEESLGSVFLLEAKDMEDAIRVASLHPTVQIPEGEHFDWRIEIRPVHYLKQ; the protein is encoded by the coding sequence ATGATGTACCTATGCTTAGGCTACTTAAATTCAGCAAAAATGGACGCCCGTCCTAAGGCAGAGATTGAGGCGGTTATGAGTCAATGCCAGCCTCATCTTGATGAATTCTACAGGAGCGGCCAGGTCCGGATGGATGCTGGTGTCGAATTAGAAATGATCGGTTTGCAGCGGGAGAACGGGCAGATCGTGGTTACGGACAGTTCAAGTGCAAAAACAGAAGAATCACTGGGCAGTGTATTCCTTCTTGAAGCAAAGGACATGGAGGATGCGATTCGGGTAGCCTCCCTTCATCCAACCGTGCAAATCCCGGAAGGTGAACACTTTGACTGGCGTATTGAAATCCGGCCTGTTCACTATTTGAAGCAATAA
- a CDS encoding PilZ domain-containing protein has translation MDYMTILTKDHRPVTAALHHIEGELMNVIVKDTAGIDLGDRLTCKFEGRTFHAYVLKQENFNLYLYLPIQEEKAPNDRRRFYRHSCQITGHLYIKDREPAAVSIIDISLNGFGFITEKSLAKETAYELRLQVRDEEDILQTHITVQNRLELPSHLFRYGSQIKSIREKDLLQLRKYLINQQLRETGAGKGAAAGGLGGRTAE, from the coding sequence ATGGACTATATGACCATACTCACGAAAGATCACCGGCCGGTTACAGCAGCCCTCCACCATATCGAAGGGGAACTGATGAACGTCATCGTAAAAGACACAGCCGGGATTGACCTCGGCGACCGGCTGACATGCAAGTTCGAAGGAAGAACCTTTCACGCCTATGTGCTGAAACAGGAAAACTTCAACCTGTATTTGTATCTCCCCATCCAGGAAGAAAAAGCACCAAACGACCGGAGACGCTTTTACCGCCACTCCTGCCAGATCACCGGCCACTTGTACATAAAAGACCGGGAACCGGCCGCGGTCAGTATTATCGACATCAGCCTCAACGGATTTGGATTTATAACAGAAAAATCCCTGGCCAAAGAAACCGCATATGAACTGCGGCTGCAGGTAAGAGATGAGGAAGACATCCTGCAGACCCATATCACCGTCCAAAACCGGCTGGAACTCCCCTCCCATCTCTTCCGGTACGGCTCCCAAATCAAGTCCATCCGCGAAAAAGACCTGCTACAGCTCCGGAAATATTTGATTAATCAGCAGCTGAGGGAAACCGGGGCAGGAAAAGGAGCCGCTGCCGGCGGATTGGGCGGGCGAACCGCTGAGTAA
- a CDS encoding FapA family protein, whose translation MMILTKNDFFQLEVERDTVYLNVARPGYPLPDFNSLLTLYPRISITSFPNLKKGLEEATHSNVNIGQYLPVIVHTVSKDKMSASVKILASTEEFTGMQGDLTGMVMEVLADAGVTEGLSLQAIQKELVPMKWIEVAKGMEPADGTDAVIRYYELSERKPVIEETGKADFYNMNFIDEVEKGDWLGEKIPLTEGTSGVNVLGEELKPRKGKDKRLHYDPKSVLSLEEDGKTVLRAGIKGIVSKTAGRISIANHLLIEGDVGIGTGNIEFDGSVTVKGTVQEGFSVTAGIDIAVLSELGVRQVGKIESLNGDIFIKGGVFGSGTIQAAKNIFVKHANDCELKAGEDIHIGFYAKGSTLAAKNVITEQHKGKIIGGHIIAKGKVFANEIGNKIELKTIIQVEGFDRTLLQEDYVSLLNEYKQVIRNVEEIQRHMEIYENFSSKLNEWQLVQFEKLKQAHEEKLKEISHFEHKRQSLVKMLEIKGDGEISIFQKAYPETYIEIKNIKKKVDSLTKGTFYATGRELKYE comes from the coding sequence ATGATGATCCTGACGAAGAATGATTTTTTTCAGCTGGAAGTGGAACGTGATACGGTTTACTTAAACGTGGCGAGACCAGGCTATCCGCTCCCGGATTTTAATTCTCTGCTCACACTGTACCCCAGAATCTCTATTACCTCTTTCCCCAATCTGAAAAAAGGACTGGAGGAAGCAACGCATTCTAATGTAAACATTGGCCAATATCTCCCGGTGATCGTCCATACCGTCAGTAAAGACAAAATGTCCGCAAGTGTCAAAATTCTAGCAAGTACCGAAGAGTTTACCGGAATGCAAGGGGATTTGACCGGCATGGTGATGGAAGTCCTGGCGGATGCGGGCGTAACTGAAGGTCTAAGCCTTCAGGCGATTCAAAAAGAGCTGGTCCCGATGAAGTGGATCGAAGTGGCGAAAGGAATGGAGCCCGCTGACGGAACGGATGCCGTGATCCGCTACTATGAACTTTCCGAAAGAAAGCCCGTGATAGAAGAGACCGGCAAGGCGGACTTCTATAACATGAATTTCATCGATGAAGTGGAAAAAGGGGACTGGCTCGGAGAGAAAATTCCGCTGACAGAAGGAACGAGCGGTGTCAATGTGCTCGGGGAGGAACTGAAGCCGAGAAAAGGGAAGGATAAAAGACTTCACTATGATCCGAAGTCGGTTCTCAGTCTGGAGGAAGACGGAAAGACCGTCCTGAGAGCGGGCATCAAGGGAATCGTCTCCAAAACCGCCGGGAGAATTTCAATCGCAAACCACCTTCTCATTGAAGGGGATGTGGGCATCGGTACCGGAAACATTGAGTTCGATGGCTCGGTTACGGTGAAGGGGACGGTTCAGGAAGGCTTCTCGGTAACAGCAGGAATCGATATTGCGGTGCTGTCTGAGCTTGGCGTCAGACAGGTCGGGAAAATTGAGTCATTGAACGGTGATATTTTTATAAAAGGCGGGGTCTTCGGAAGCGGCACCATTCAAGCCGCCAAAAACATCTTCGTGAAGCATGCGAATGACTGTGAGCTAAAGGCGGGAGAGGATATCCACATCGGCTTTTATGCGAAAGGAAGCACCCTGGCTGCGAAAAATGTCATTACTGAACAGCATAAAGGGAAGATTATCGGCGGCCACATTATCGCCAAAGGAAAAGTGTTTGCCAATGAGATCGGGAACAAGATTGAGCTGAAAACGATCATTCAGGTAGAAGGCTTTGACCGGACCCTTCTTCAGGAAGACTATGTATCTTTGTTAAACGAGTACAAGCAGGTAATCCGGAACGTTGAGGAAATTCAGCGCCATATGGAAATCTATGAGAACTTTTCAAGCAAACTCAATGAATGGCAGCTCGTTCAGTTTGAAAAATTAAAGCAGGCCCATGAGGAGAAGCTGAAAGAAATCTCGCACTTTGAACACAAACGCCAGTCGCTCGTGAAAATGCTTGAAATCAAGGGAGACGGGGAGATATCGATTTTTCAGAAAGCCTACCCGGAAACGTATATTGAAATCAAAAACATCAAGAAAAAGGTAGATTCGTTAACGAAAGGTACTTTTTACGCGACAGGCCGCGAGTTGAAATATGAATGA
- a CDS encoding GNAT family N-acetyltransferase, whose amino-acid sequence MSFYNKLNRLNLNDKTSEGVTMVTYSKNHLKLHIFGENDIEGLLSLSQSIGWDYDRSDIQTILSCGKIFGHKNELGQIVSSAAIIPYDTDLASIGMVIVNPGYRGQGLGKDTTKACIDSVSAQTSIMLIATPEGKPMYEKMGFKVVDDVHKFICMNYVPSDGFPDEGLKAEVLQDDEFEKVFELDKFAFGDFRRKFLTNRIKQSHQSLVLKNEMGDVLGFGLSVLGPCHLLLGPIVAPNDRAAAYLLHQLALNHKGKLRIDLPARNERFMNHLRNSGFEKVSQPPVMIIHSDSMPTRNSHLYGIAAQVFG is encoded by the coding sequence GTGTCTTTTTATAACAAATTAAACAGGTTAAATTTAAATGACAAAACTAGTGAAGGAGTTACTATGGTTACCTATTCCAAAAATCATCTTAAGCTGCATATTTTCGGTGAGAATGATATTGAAGGATTACTATCTTTATCGCAGTCCATAGGGTGGGATTATGACAGAAGCGATATTCAGACCATTTTATCTTGCGGAAAAATTTTTGGACATAAAAATGAGTTGGGCCAAATTGTATCAAGCGCCGCAATCATTCCTTACGACACTGATTTAGCTTCGATCGGGATGGTCATTGTAAATCCGGGATATAGAGGACAAGGTCTTGGAAAAGACACGACTAAGGCATGTATAGATTCTGTATCTGCTCAAACATCGATTATGCTGATTGCTACACCTGAAGGCAAGCCTATGTATGAAAAAATGGGATTCAAAGTCGTCGATGATGTACATAAATTCATTTGTATGAATTATGTACCTTCTGATGGTTTTCCTGATGAAGGATTAAAAGCAGAGGTTTTACAGGATGATGAGTTTGAAAAAGTTTTCGAATTAGACAAATTTGCATTTGGCGATTTTCGGCGGAAATTCCTTACAAATAGAATAAAACAGTCCCATCAATCTCTTGTATTGAAAAATGAAATGGGAGACGTGCTTGGTTTCGGTCTTTCTGTCTTAGGGCCATGCCATTTACTTTTAGGTCCGATTGTTGCCCCGAATGACAGAGCAGCCGCCTATCTGCTTCATCAATTGGCCCTTAATCACAAGGGAAAGCTAAGGATTGATCTGCCAGCCAGGAATGAGAGGTTTATGAATCACTTAAGAAACAGCGGTTTTGAAAAAGTCAGCCAGCCTCCAGTCATGATCATCCATTCTGATAGCATGCCTACTAGAAACAGCCATTTGTATGGTATTGCTGCACAAGTTTTTGGTTAA
- a CDS encoding glycosyltransferase: MLISMLSTGTRGDTQPFIALGLELKKKGFQVRIAASQSYRTLIEGYGFDFAPLRGDVAKIIESGMVKEADNPLAFFTSLKNEELMDLMIESQEDLHKACDGSDAIVYHPGASIGYFAAKEMGIPSILASPFPMTPTNEYPAIIFYDRVRFGKMINKVTHRIFEMGFWKMSNPALKMYWKKRYGKLPEGFGSPYPRQRTKESPTLVSLSPSVFPVPRDWPNHVYSFGYWFIEDHEEYEPSEELQQFLKNGEPPVYVGFGSVGGKDQAAEATERVVKALKTAGKRGLIHTGGGLEKGENTKDLFFFNGAPHEWLFPQMSGVVHHGGAGTTAAALRAGVPQAVIPFGNDQFAWGKRMNELGVSAKAIPRKELTAEKLADTILYSQTGEVLAKAKEIGERVRAEKGAEKAANLIMKTIHTFNDKEKMVHAESK, from the coding sequence ATGCTGATTAGCATGCTGTCCACAGGTACCCGCGGGGATACACAGCCGTTTATTGCATTGGGGCTGGAGCTGAAGAAAAAGGGTTTTCAAGTTCGAATTGCAGCGTCACAATCGTATCGCACTCTTATAGAGGGGTACGGGTTTGATTTTGCTCCGCTCCGGGGAGATGTGGCGAAAATTATCGAGAGCGGGATGGTAAAAGAAGCAGACAATCCGCTCGCATTTTTTACGAGCCTGAAAAACGAAGAATTGATGGACTTAATGATAGAGAGTCAGGAAGATTTGCATAAAGCGTGCGACGGTTCGGATGCGATTGTGTACCACCCGGGCGCCTCCATTGGATACTTTGCCGCAAAGGAAATGGGAATTCCGAGCATTTTGGCTTCGCCTTTTCCGATGACGCCAACGAATGAATACCCGGCGATAATCTTTTATGACCGCGTCCGTTTCGGTAAAATGATCAATAAAGTGACCCACCGGATTTTTGAAATGGGGTTCTGGAAGATGTCGAACCCGGCTTTAAAGATGTATTGGAAAAAGAGGTACGGAAAGCTTCCGGAAGGATTCGGGAGTCCTTATCCAAGGCAGCGTACGAAAGAAAGTCCAACGCTTGTCTCCTTAAGTCCGAGTGTGTTTCCGGTTCCGCGTGACTGGCCAAACCATGTCTATTCATTCGGGTATTGGTTTATTGAAGACCATGAAGAGTATGAGCCTTCTGAGGAACTGCAGCAGTTCTTAAAGAACGGAGAGCCCCCGGTTTATGTCGGGTTCGGAAGCGTCGGGGGCAAGGATCAGGCGGCCGAAGCGACAGAACGTGTCGTTAAAGCGCTCAAGACTGCGGGAAAACGGGGATTGATTCATACAGGCGGAGGGCTGGAAAAGGGAGAGAATACGAAGGACCTCTTCTTTTTCAACGGCGCTCCCCATGAGTGGCTGTTCCCGCAGATGTCCGGTGTTGTTCATCACGGAGGAGCCGGGACGACGGCCGCCGCTTTAAGGGCAGGGGTTCCTCAGGCTGTCATTCCATTTGGAAATGACCAGTTCGCATGGGGGAAAAGGATGAATGAACTGGGTGTCAGCGCAAAGGCGATTCCACGGAAGGAATTAACCGCAGAAAAATTGGCCGATACGATTCTTTACTCCCAGACAGGCGAAGTTCTGGCTAAAGCGAAGGAAATAGGGGAGAGAGTGAGAGCTGAAAAAGGAGCTGAAAAGGCAGCGAATCTGATCATGAAGACGATTCATACCTTTAATGACAAGGAGAAGATGGTTCATGCCGAAAGTAAATGA
- a CDS encoding IS256 family transposase produces MTQINLTLNVEDLKDHLLNSNLDAVVKSSLVLILNQVMESERDEHLNADAYERTSGRTDYRNGYYERDFLVSIGKINLKVPRTRNGEFSTSVFEKYKRADQALVLSMMEMVVNGVSTRKVTKIMEQLCGESVSKSLVSSITKKLDPIVNEWASRPLNVMYYKYVFVDALYIKVREHQRVVSKAVYVAVGVNSQLKREVIGLAVNHSESKEGWTQFFSHLKSRGFQSPKLMISDAHKGLKAAIQESFVGTSWQRCTFHFKKNLFDRMPKKQAEELKHALLRIFDAAKPEDARALKEEFMHTYDGERGYETVLTLLDDGFEDRIQFMNEPLGFQKKLRTTNNLERLNAEIRRRERVIRIFPNTQSAFRLIGAVLMDYEKSLDPGDRKYMYDVKEN; encoded by the coding sequence ATGACCCAAATTAATCTTACCCTAAATGTGGAGGACTTAAAAGACCACCTCTTGAATTCTAATCTGGACGCTGTCGTGAAATCATCACTTGTTTTGATTCTGAATCAAGTGATGGAAAGCGAACGGGATGAGCACCTGAACGCGGATGCTTATGAAAGAACGAGTGGCAGGACTGACTACCGGAACGGCTATTATGAACGAGACTTTCTTGTTTCTATCGGAAAGATTAACCTGAAGGTTCCCCGTACCCGAAACGGTGAGTTTTCCACCTCTGTGTTCGAGAAATATAAGCGGGCTGACCAAGCCCTCGTCCTGTCTATGATGGAAATGGTCGTCAACGGCGTTTCAACTCGCAAAGTGACGAAGATTATGGAACAGCTTTGCGGGGAAAGTGTGTCCAAGTCCCTTGTCTCCTCCATCACCAAAAAACTTGATCCCATTGTGAACGAGTGGGCTAGCCGCCCTCTGAATGTCATGTACTACAAGTATGTGTTTGTGGATGCTTTGTATATTAAGGTCCGCGAACATCAGCGTGTGGTTTCAAAAGCAGTTTATGTGGCCGTTGGGGTCAACTCTCAGCTTAAACGGGAAGTCATTGGGCTGGCTGTCAATCATTCCGAATCCAAAGAAGGCTGGACCCAATTCTTTAGCCACCTTAAATCTAGGGGATTTCAGTCTCCCAAACTGATGATTTCGGACGCCCATAAGGGCTTGAAGGCAGCCATTCAGGAATCCTTTGTCGGAACAAGCTGGCAGAGATGCACGTTTCACTTTAAAAAGAACCTGTTTGACCGCATGCCGAAGAAACAGGCAGAAGAATTAAAACACGCCCTCCTCCGTATTTTTGATGCCGCGAAACCAGAAGACGCAAGAGCTTTAAAAGAGGAGTTTATGCACACCTATGATGGAGAGCGCGGATATGAAACGGTGCTGACACTGTTGGACGATGGTTTTGAGGATCGCATCCAATTTATGAATGAACCTCTGGGCTTCCAAAAAAAGCTGCGGACCACCAATAACCTGGAACGCCTGAATGCTGAAATCAGAAGAAGAGAGCGCGTCATTCGAATCTTCCCCAATACCCAGTCTGCTTTTCGTCTGATCGGAGCTGTCTTGATGGACTATGAAAAATCCCTCGACCCTGGAGATCGAAAGTACATGTACGACGTGAAAGAGAACTAA
- a CDS encoding SDR family oxidoreductase: MTKRVAVITGGASGIGRETCLKFAKKGDRVVVADFNDAAGNETVELIRSNNGEAIFIKTDVSKYEDVIQLIEKTVEEYGRIDIMFNNAGIGTSTPVPDMDMDTYHKIIDINQHGVAYGIIAASKKMQELNIKGVIINTTSVYGVLASPSTFAYHATKGAVNMMTKSAALELAPYGIRVVGIAPGVVDTPIIQSYRDHGIIDSMKAKVMGNKLTQPEQLANAVYLLSLEEADAINGSVVMADEGYASFK; the protein is encoded by the coding sequence ATGACGAAAAGAGTAGCCGTAATTACAGGCGGAGCAAGCGGAATCGGAAGAGAAACATGCCTTAAATTTGCCAAAAAAGGAGACCGGGTTGTTGTAGCTGACTTTAATGACGCAGCCGGAAATGAGACAGTGGAACTGATCCGTTCAAACAATGGGGAAGCCATTTTCATTAAAACAGACGTTTCCAAGTATGAAGATGTTATCCAATTAATCGAGAAAACCGTTGAAGAATACGGAAGAATCGATATTATGTTCAATAACGCCGGAATCGGCACATCCACACCCGTTCCGGATATGGATATGGACACCTACCACAAAATTATCGATATTAACCAGCACGGTGTAGCGTACGGAATCATCGCAGCCAGCAAAAAAATGCAGGAACTGAACATTAAAGGAGTTATTATCAATACAACCTCCGTCTATGGAGTTCTTGCCTCTCCAAGCACCTTTGCCTACCACGCAACTAAAGGGGCCGTCAACATGATGACCAAATCAGCTGCCCTTGAACTCGCTCCATACGGAATCCGGGTAGTGGGCATTGCCCCTGGCGTTGTGGATACACCGATTATCCAAAGCTACAGAGACCACGGCATCATCGATTCCATGAAAGCCAAGGTCATGGGCAACAAACTTACCCAGCCTGAACAGCTTGCAAATGCTGTCTACCTTCTTTCACTGGAAGAAGCCGACGCCATCAACGGCAGCGTTGTTATGGCTGATGAAGGATATGCTTCCTTTAAATAA
- a CDS encoding sensor domain-containing diguanylate cyclase, whose protein sequence is MGIPLNELQMYKGFDELAADILEMANEFMPDKLIFISTLTETEQIILKVLDSHISINVKEGMRVNLPETACNQMDFNRNTPLIFEDMTKEYQLGALQPLLLERNIHSYMGVPITLANGETFGTLCAVDKAASEFNVKSIKMFQRIAKMFAFYLELERKAYRDSLTGLYNREFLHRYFDDYKGGRGALFFLDLDGFKKVNDTYGHDAGDRLLKEVAHRLEEFMKPHSGIAARLGGDEFILLFPDLYDTEEMEKRAKSLLDGLSHTDTNLEKYKLSVSIGIARAGSSLDTLLKQADQALYWAKAEGKNTFRLY, encoded by the coding sequence ATGGGCATTCCATTAAACGAACTGCAAATGTATAAGGGTTTTGATGAATTAGCCGCAGATATTCTGGAGATGGCGAACGAGTTCATGCCGGACAAGCTGATTTTTATCAGTACGTTAACCGAGACGGAGCAGATTATTCTTAAAGTTCTCGATTCTCATATAAGCATCAATGTGAAGGAAGGGATGCGTGTAAACCTCCCTGAGACCGCTTGCAATCAAATGGATTTTAACCGGAATACCCCGCTCATTTTTGAAGACATGACGAAAGAATACCAGCTTGGGGCCCTGCAGCCGCTGCTTTTGGAACGAAACATTCATTCATACATGGGTGTACCCATTACGCTTGCGAACGGAGAGACGTTTGGAACGCTGTGTGCGGTCGATAAGGCTGCATCCGAATTCAATGTGAAGAGCATTAAGATGTTTCAGCGAATCGCGAAAATGTTTGCCTTTTACTTGGAGCTTGAGCGGAAAGCGTACAGGGACTCCCTGACCGGTTTGTACAACCGTGAGTTTTTGCACCGGTATTTCGATGATTATAAAGGCGGCAGGGGAGCGCTGTTTTTCCTGGACCTGGACGGCTTTAAAAAAGTAAACGACACATACGGGCATGACGCGGGCGATCGGCTGCTGAAAGAGGTCGCACACAGGCTCGAGGAGTTCATGAAACCGCACAGCGGAATAGCCGCCCGTCTGGGAGGAGATGAATTTATCCTTCTCTTCCCGGACCTCTATGACACGGAAGAAATGGAAAAACGCGCAAAATCCCTCCTGGACGGCCTGTCTCATACGGATACGAACCTGGAAAAATACAAGCTATCGGTGAGTATCGGTATTGCACGTGCCGGCTCAAGCCTGGACACGCTCCTAAAGCAGGCTGATCAGGCTTTATATTGGGCAAAAGCAGAGGGGAAGAACACCTTTCGCTTATACTGA
- a CDS encoding VCBS repeat-containing protein — protein MYTYDARASQPQVVAFARKDVTGDRVPDNVYLTGIKTADSPFIQNITLLVQDGRTGAATRVQLKENAGYNPTLFLGDFTGDGIADILIRIESGGSGAFTYDDLYSFLQNKPRLLFDSQRYNGQFEYEVTYQDDYKVKLVSKTNNQTYLIDISLRDPEYLNEIYDRNGKLKTPIEGFVNPLSGLYPVDFDSNGVYELLAYQKAAGRYNADALGYVQNTLAWKSDRFVLQNQYVAIFGEGQ, from the coding sequence ATGTACACTTATGATGCTAGAGCCAGTCAGCCGCAGGTTGTCGCGTTTGCGAGGAAAGATGTCACAGGGGACCGGGTGCCGGACAATGTGTATTTGACCGGGATTAAAACAGCAGACAGTCCATTTATTCAAAACATCACGCTTCTTGTACAGGATGGAAGAACGGGTGCAGCCACAAGGGTTCAGCTCAAGGAAAATGCCGGCTACAACCCGACCCTGTTTCTCGGGGATTTTACAGGGGATGGCATTGCCGATATTTTGATCAGGATCGAATCGGGTGGAAGCGGTGCGTTTACGTATGATGATCTTTATTCGTTTCTCCAAAATAAACCCCGGCTGCTTTTTGATTCCCAGAGGTATAACGGACAGTTCGAATATGAGGTCACGTATCAGGATGATTACAAGGTGAAACTGGTGAGCAAGACAAACAATCAGACTTACCTGATCGATATTTCTTTAAGGGATCCAGAGTATTTGAATGAAATCTATGACCGGAACGGCAAGCTGAAAACGCCTATAGAGGGATTCGTCAATCCATTGAGCGGCCTGTATCCTGTGGATTTTGATTCGAATGGAGTGTATGAATTGCTGGCGTATCAAAAGGCGGCGGGAAGATACAATGCGGACGCCCTGGGATATGTCCAGAATACGCTGGCATGGAAATCGGACCGGTTTGTGCTGCAAAATCAGTATGTAGCGATTTTTGGAGAGGGTCAATGA
- a CDS encoding DUF1801 domain-containing protein: MTTSRTHPKADEFLSKADKWKKEYETLRKLVLDCGLTEDFKWMHPCYTLDGKNVVLIHGFKEYCALLFHKGALLKDPHGILIQQTENTQAARQIRFTSVQEIADREALLKEYIHEAIEVEKAGLSVKGKEKTEYTVPEEFQNKLDELPSLKTAFDALTPGRQKAYIVYFTAPKQSKTRASRVEKYIPQILNGKGLRDCTCGYSQKMPSCDGSHKNISHSQ, encoded by the coding sequence ATGACAACCAGCCGGACCCATCCTAAGGCGGATGAGTTTCTCAGCAAAGCCGACAAGTGGAAGAAAGAATATGAGACCCTGAGAAAATTGGTTCTAGATTGCGGGCTTACAGAAGATTTCAAATGGATGCATCCATGTTACACACTTGACGGGAAAAACGTCGTTTTAATCCATGGTTTCAAAGAATATTGCGCCCTTCTGTTCCATAAGGGGGCTTTACTCAAAGACCCCCATGGCATTCTGATTCAGCAGACGGAGAATACGCAGGCGGCGCGCCAAATCCGTTTCACAAGCGTTCAGGAAATTGCCGATAGAGAAGCGCTTCTGAAAGAATACATTCATGAAGCGATCGAAGTGGAAAAAGCCGGTCTGTCCGTGAAAGGAAAAGAGAAGACCGAATACACGGTTCCAGAGGAATTTCAGAACAAATTAGATGAGCTTCCTTCTTTAAAAACAGCTTTTGACGCATTGACCCCAGGGCGGCAGAAAGCCTATATTGTTTATTTTACAGCACCTAAACAATCGAAAACCCGTGCATCAAGGGTCGAAAAGTACATCCCACAAATCCTGAACGGAAAAGGATTAAGAGACTGCACATGTGGATATTCTCAAAAAATGCCTTCCTGTGATGGATCACATAAGAATATTTCCCATTCGCAATAA